The following proteins are encoded in a genomic region of Colletotrichum higginsianum IMI 349063 chromosome 9, whole genome shotgun sequence:
- a CDS encoding Neutral protease 2 gives MAKAAYTAANTAAYYFTTWFVPLTTLEGCLFSLLTLTALSRFISTSNEAKVRTIYNSVANVQTTSPKISCTDTYSDCTDGSALLYTVPSANVIVPCPNNGFWDFPELAPQCSGDDYDRAGSMLHEMTHLYGTTDWAYGPTAAKALSATKAAANADTYEMYAESVRLGGCTTG, from the coding sequence atggccaaggccgcttacaccgccgccaacaccgccgccTACTACTTCACCACTTGGTTCGTTCCCCTAACAACCCTGGAAGGGTGTTTGTTCTCTTTACTGACGTTGACGGCCCTGTCCAGGTTCATCTCGACCTccaacgaggccaaggtgCGGACCATCTACAACAGCGTGGCCAACGTGCAGACCACCTCGCCCAAGATCTCGTGCACCGACACCTACAGCGACTGCACCGACGGCTCCGCCCTGCTGTACACCGTCCCCTCGGCCAACGTCATCGTGCCGTGCCCCAACAACGGCTTCTGGGACTTCCCCGAGCTCGCGCCGCAGTGCTCCGGCGACGACTACGACAGGGCCGGCAGCATGCTGCACGAGATGACGCACCTGTACGGCACGACCGACTGGGCCTACGGCCCGACGGCCGCCAAGGCGCTGTCGGCGACCAAGGCTGCCGCCAACGCGGACACGTACGAGATGTACGCCGAGAGCGTCCGTCTTGGTGGCTGCACCACTGGCTAA
- a CDS encoding Neutral protease 2: MIAKALPLALLAGAASAACPLSVQITDSDNHVVNVAVTNTGNETVSVFRGNTVFSEHATKDLLVTDAEGNALPFEGIYVNYKRTGLAASSFQKIEAGQTITVSVNPARSYKLHGVSQAKVTAIQGFRYATGATTPSSIKELSLCADVLSGEVDVTPDQSAVAKYVLYNNK; the protein is encoded by the exons ATGATTGCCAAAGCCCTtcctctcgccctccttgccggCGCAGCCTCGGCCGCTTGCCCTCTCTCGGTCCAGATTACTGACTCAGACAACCATGTCGTCAACGTCGCGGTGACAAACACGGGCAACGAGACTGTCTCGGTCTTCAGAGGCAACACGGTGTTCAGTGAGCACGCCACCAAAGATCTTTTGGTGACTGACGCCG AGGGCAACGCACTTCCGTTCGAGGGCATCTACGTCAACTACAAGCGTACAGGCCTTGCCGCCAGCTCGTTCCAGaagatcgaggccggccaAACGATCACGGTTTCCGTCAACCCGGCCAGGAGCTACAAGCTTCATGGCGTCTCGCAGGCCAAGGTCACTGCGATCCAGGGCTTCCGCTACGCAACGGGGGCCACCACACCTTCTTCCATCAAGGAGTTGTCTCTGTGCGCGGATGTCCTGTCGGGCGAGGTGGACGTCACCCCTGATCAATCCGCTGTTGCCAAGTATGTTCTTTACAACAACAagtaa